A portion of the Lolium rigidum isolate FL_2022 chromosome 1, APGP_CSIRO_Lrig_0.1, whole genome shotgun sequence genome contains these proteins:
- the LOC124684175 gene encoding 60S acidic ribosomal protein P3-like has protein sequence MGVFTFVCRKSGGEWEAKQHKGELEGSAASTYDLERQLVSAAYAKDPCGGVQSSFTMVSPDSAVCQVIIGAAAAGPAVASAGGAAASGGGAAEAPKAEEKKKEEEKEESEDDLGFSLFD, from the exons ATGGGCGTGTTCACCTTCGTGTGCCGCAAGTCCGGCGGCGAGTGGGAGGCCAAGCAGCACAAGGGCGAGCTCGAGGGCTCCGCGGCCTCCACGTACGACCTGGAGCGCCAGCTCGTCTCCGCCGCCTACGCCAAGGACCCGTGCGGCGGCGTCCAGTCCTCCTTCACCATGGTCTCCCCCGACTCCGCCGTCTGCCAG GTGATCattggagctgctgctgctggtccGGCAGTCGCTTCTGCTGGTGGTGCTGCTGCATCAGGTGGAGGTGCCGCTGAGGCCCCAAAGgctgaggagaagaagaaggaagaggagaaggaggagagcgaggacgaccttgGCTTCTCTCTCTTTGATTAG